Proteins from one Capricornis sumatraensis isolate serow.1 chromosome 2, serow.2, whole genome shotgun sequence genomic window:
- the GPX2 gene encoding glutathione peroxidase 2, which produces MAYIAKSFYDLSAISLDGEKVDFNTFRGRAVLIENVASLUGTTTRDFTQLNELQCRFPRRLVVLGFPCNQFGHQENCQNEEILNSLKYVRPGGGFQPTFTLVQKCDVNGQNEHPVFAYLKDKLPYPYDDPFSLMTDPKFIIWSPVRRSDVSWNFEKFLIGPEGEPFRRYSRTFQTINIEPDIKRLLKVAI; this is translated from the exons ATGGCTTACATTGCCAAGTCCTTCTACGACCTAAGTGCTATCAGCCTGGATGGGGAGAAGGTAGATTTCAATACATTCCGAGGCAGGGCAGTGCTGATTGAGAATGTGGCCTCGCTTTGAGGCACAACCACCCGGGACTTCACCCAACTCAACGAGCTGCAATGCCGCTTCCCCAGGCGCCTGGTGGTTCTTGGCTTCCCTTGCAATCAATTTGGACATCAG GAGAACTGTCAGAATGAAGAGATCTTGAACAGCCTCAAGTATGTCCGCCCTGGGGGTGGATTCCAGCCCACCTTCACCCTTGTCCAGAAGTGTGATGTGAATGGTCAGAATGAGCATCCTGTCTTCGCCTACCTGAAGGATAAGCTCCCCTACCCTTATGACGACCCGTTTTCCCTCATGACCGATCCCAAGTTCATCATTTGGAGCCCCGTGCGCCGCTCAGATGTGTCCTGGAACTTTGAGAAGTTCCTCATTGGGCCGGAAGGGGAGCCCTTCCGCCGCTACAGCCGCACCTTCCAAACCATTAACATCGAGCCTGACATCAAGCGCCTCCTCAAAGTTGCCATATAG
- the CHURC1 gene encoding protein Churchill isoform X1, producing MCVDCVEKEYPNRGNICLENGSFLLNFTGCAVCSKRDFMLITNKSLKEEDGEEIVTYDHLCKNCHHVIARHEYTFSIMDEFQEYTMLCLLCGKAEDTISILPDDPRQMTLLF from the exons ATGTGTGTGGACTGTGTGGAGAAGGAATATCCCAACCGG ggTAACATCTGCCTGGAAAATGGATCTTTCTTGCTGAACTTTACAGGCTGTGCAGTGTGCAGTAAGCGAGATTTTATGCTGATCACAAACAAATCTTTGAAAGAGGAAGACGGAGAAGAAATAGTTACCTATGATC ATCTGTGTAAGAATTGTCATCACGTAATAGCCAGGCATGAGTATACATTCAGTATCATGGATGAATTTCag GAATATACCATGCTGTGTCTGTTATGTGGTAAAGCCGAAGATACTATCAGCATTCTCCCGGATGACCCCCGACAAATGACTCTGTTATTCTAA
- the CHURC1 gene encoding protein Churchill isoform X2, giving the protein MCVDCVEKEYPNRGNICLENGSFLLNFTGCAVCSKRDFMLITNKSLKEEDGEEIVTYDPDLCKNCHHVIARHEYTFSIMDEFQEYTMLCLLCGKAEDTISILPDDPRQMTLLF; this is encoded by the exons ATGTGTGTGGACTGTGTGGAGAAGGAATATCCCAACCGG ggTAACATCTGCCTGGAAAATGGATCTTTCTTGCTGAACTTTACAGGCTGTGCAGTGTGCAGTAAGCGAGATTTTATGCTGATCACAAACAAATCTTTGAAAGAGGAAGACGGAGAAGAAATAGTTACCTATGATC CAGATCTGTGTAAGAATTGTCATCACGTAATAGCCAGGCATGAGTATACATTCAGTATCATGGATGAATTTCag GAATATACCATGCTGTGTCTGTTATGTGGTAAAGCCGAAGATACTATCAGCATTCTCCCGGATGACCCCCGACAAATGACTCTGTTATTCTAA
- the CHURC1 gene encoding protein Churchill isoform X3 encodes MCVDCVEKEYPNRGNICLENGSFLLNFTGCAVCSKRDFMLITNKSLKEEDGEEIVTYDRIYHAVSVMW; translated from the exons ATGTGTGTGGACTGTGTGGAGAAGGAATATCCCAACCGG ggTAACATCTGCCTGGAAAATGGATCTTTCTTGCTGAACTTTACAGGCTGTGCAGTGTGCAGTAAGCGAGATTTTATGCTGATCACAAACAAATCTTTGAAAGAGGAAGACGGAGAAGAAATAGTTACCTATGATC GAATATACCATGCTGTGTCTGTTATGTGGTAA